The genomic region TTTCGATGCAATGGATGGCGATGCTAACCAAATCGACGAAATGGCAACGAAGATGATGCAAAACGAAGGTGTCACAACTTTATTTGCAACAACAATGACGCAATCAAATGAAAATATTGCCAACGCCATGCGTGGTGTTAAAGACGCTGCTGAAAAGAACCCATTAATCCAAGGTGTCCATCTAGAAGGCCCATTTATCACCCCAATCTTTAAGGGTGCCCAACCTGAACAATTTATCAAAGATCCAGACGTTGACTTATTAGACGAATGGAACAAATTATCAGGCAATCGCGTTCGTTTAATTACTTACGCACCAGAAGATCCTGGTTCAAAAGCCTTCGAAGACTATTGTTTAGCACATAACATCGTGCCTTCTGTTGGTCATAGTAATGCCACACGGGAGCAAATGATTGAAAGTAAAGCAACTCACGTCACACATTTATACAATGCCCAACGTGAATTCAAGCACCGCGAACCTGGTGTAACAGGTCACGCAATGTTAGAAGACAATATGTATGCTGAATTGATCGCAGACGGTTTCCATATCGTGCCAGATATGATTAAATTAGCATATGAACAAAAAGGTGCAGAACGTATCGATTTAGTAACCGACTCAATGCGTGCCAAAGGGATTGCTGAAGGCGAAAGTGAATTAGGCGGTCAAAAAGTAATCGTTAAAGACAAACAAGCACGTTTAGAAGACGGCACATTGGCTGGTTCTGTCTTGACTTACATCGATGCCTTCAAGAATATCCAAACCTTCACGGGCTGTGATAAATTTGAAGCCGTTATGATGTCAAGTGTTAACCAAGCTGAAGAATTCGGCCTAACACAAAAAGGTAAATTAGAAGTTGGCCGCGATGCTGATTTAAACGTCTTGGACCAACAACAAAACTTAGTGGCAACTTACAGCTTCGGCCAAGGTTACCAACATTAATCAATAGGAGTGTGACCCATGGAATCACCTGTTTATATTCAAATTCATAATCAACTTAAAAAAGATATTGAAGCCGGCAAGTGGTCGATTGGGGATCGGATCCCTTCAGAACGTGAACTCGCATTAAACTTTGAAGTCTCGCGGATGACGCTTAGACAAGCCGTCCAAACGCTGGTTGATGAAGGCATTTTGGAACGCCGAATTGGTGCTGGGACTTACGTCGCTAACCGAAAAGTCCAAGAAAAAATGTCCGGGGTAACCAGTTTTACAGATTTAATGACGGCCCAAGGTAAAACGCCATCTAGCAAGACGATTTCTTTTCACATTGCTAATCCATCTCTAAGTGAGGCTGAAAAGCTCCAACTAAAAGACGGTGAACAAGTGTTGCGGATGGAACGGATTCGTTACGCGGATAATATTCCCATTTGTTTTGAAGTGGCCACAGTGCCACAATCATTAGTCGCTGATTTCAGTAAAGCTGAAATCACTAGTTCTTTTTATAAGACGCTGGAAGAAAAAGGTGGCTACCAAATGGGCGGCGCACAACAAACCGTTTCGGCGCAACTCGCCTCAGAACGAATTGCCGAATACTTGGACATCAAGCGCAACGGCTCAATCTTACGCTTGCGCCAAGTATCCTTCTTAAACGACGGCACACCATTTGAATACGTCCGCACACAATATGTCGGCGAACGATTTGAATTTTATTTGGAAAGATAATTTAATCGTATAAAAAGAGACCTCCCAAAATATATTTTTGGGAGGTCTCTTTTTATACATGTAATGACTTAAAGAGTAACTAATTAATGTTATCAATATTTGTGGCGAATACACATATAAATATACACCTTTAAATATGATGTTAGTAGTCTTGTTTTAAATTAGTATCAGTGTAGCATAGTTGTTGTAAACAAGGAGGAGATACAAATGAAGGGGAAAAAACTTTTAGTATCACTCGCAACTTTACTGCTAACAACAGGAGCTGTGATGCCGGTTTTTAGTAATATCACTAGTGCTAAGGCTGATTCGATAGAAAGGAAAGCCAAGGTACCATTAGTTAAAAATAGTAGTTTAGGACAGGGCTTTTATACTACTAAGCAGAAGTTACAACTGCCAAATACAATGGCAAGAACAGATACAACTACTTTCTTTAATACCATTAAGCAAGGTGCAATAGATACTTGGGGAAAGCATAATTTTTTACCCTCAGTAACGGCTGCACAAGCTGCTATAGAAAGTGGCTGGGGCACCTCAGATTTAACAGCAAAAGCAAATAATTTATTTGGTATTAAGGGACGCTATAATGGACAGTATGTTATTTACCCTACTCAGGAATGGGTGAATGGACATTATGTTACTATCAATGCAGAGTTTAGAAAGTATCCAAATTGGGCTACTAGTGTAGAAGACCACGGGAATTTCTTTACAGATAATGAACGCTACCATAACCTACTGGGATTAAAGGACTATAAACAGGTTGCAAAATTAGTTCAAGAGGATGGTTACGCAACAGATCCTAACTATGCAGCTACAATTATTAAAGTTATCGAACAATATGGTCTACAAGAATGGGATCAAGAAGCGTTTAATAATACTGGATTTCCAAAGACTCCAGTAAGTGAAGCAACAGCAAAAATCACGGCTAATAGTACTTATGGTTATCATGCCAATGGTCAAGTAATTGCCGGGTCAAATGCAACTTTTAAAAAAGGAACAAGTTGGAAAGTTGGCAATTTTAAAATGGTCAACAATCAAGAAATGTTATTAGTTGCAGCGGATGAATATATTCCGCGTAAGGATACATCTATTGATAATAGTATATTAGAAGTTAATTACTACCCTAATATGACGGTTAACACGTATAAGTTAGATGGTACGTTAGCGCCTAACAAATTGAAGACAGGTACAAAATGGAAAAATAGTGGTTTTGTAATGATTAAAGGACAAGTAATGTATCGTATAGGTCAAGATGTTTATTTGCC from Latilactobacillus sakei subsp. sakei DSM 20017 = JCM 1157 harbors:
- a CDS encoding GntR family transcriptional regulator, giving the protein MESPVYIQIHNQLKKDIEAGKWSIGDRIPSERELALNFEVSRMTLRQAVQTLVDEGILERRIGAGTYVANRKVQEKMSGVTSFTDLMTAQGKTPSSKTISFHIANPSLSEAEKLQLKDGEQVLRMERIRYADNIPICFEVATVPQSLVADFSKAEITSSFYKTLEEKGGYQMGGAQQTVSAQLASERIAEYLDIKRNGSILRLRQVSFLNDGTPFEYVRTQYVGERFEFYLER
- the nagA gene encoding N-acetylglucosamine-6-phosphate deacetylase, with the protein product MTIKVLKHAVIYTGDDVIEDGYIRFDKQILAVGPMFDYKAQAGEEIQDMKGQTIIPGFIDVHCHGGYGFDAMDGDANQIDEMATKMMQNEGVTTLFATTMTQSNENIANAMRGVKDAAEKNPLIQGVHLEGPFITPIFKGAQPEQFIKDPDVDLLDEWNKLSGNRVRLITYAPEDPGSKAFEDYCLAHNIVPSVGHSNATREQMIESKATHVTHLYNAQREFKHREPGVTGHAMLEDNMYAELIADGFHIVPDMIKLAYEQKGAERIDLVTDSMRAKGIAEGESELGGQKVIVKDKQARLEDGTLAGSVLTYIDAFKNIQTFTGCDKFEAVMMSSVNQAEEFGLTQKGKLEVGRDADLNVLDQQQNLVATYSFGQGYQH
- a CDS encoding glycoside hydrolase family 73 protein, which encodes MKGKKLLVSLATLLLTTGAVMPVFSNITSAKADSIERKAKVPLVKNSSLGQGFYTTKQKLQLPNTMARTDTTTFFNTIKQGAIDTWGKHNFLPSVTAAQAAIESGWGTSDLTAKANNLFGIKGRYNGQYVIYPTQEWVNGHYVTINAEFRKYPNWATSVEDHGNFFTDNERYHNLLGLKDYKQVAKLVQEDGYATDPNYAATIIKVIEQYGLQEWDQEAFNNTGFPKTPVSEATAKITANSTYGYHANGQVIAGSNATFKKGTSWKVGNFKMVNNQEMLLVAADEYIPRKDTSIDNSILEVNYYPNMTVNTYKLDGTLAPNKLKTGTKWKNSGFVMIKGQVMYRIGQDVYLPKLYTQFGASGPKPAMSEATAKITVDSTYGYHGNGQVIAGTNATFKKGTNWKVGNFKMINNQEMLLVATDEYIPRKDTSIDNRILEVNYIPGLSVSTYKLDGTLAPNKLKTGTKWKNSGFVTIKGQTMYFIGQDVYLPKQFTQFGHVDF